The genomic segment acaaattttatatttgttcaatatgtacaataacatttttttctaggtttttatattcttgttcacaaaagtgggaacaattttaaactaatagaaatagttcaaattaattttttacgtctatagccgtcaatggcagtgaacgagttaacatTAAATAGGCTACAAACGTATCCAAGAACCATCTGAGAATAATCATCACATTTTTGTAAAGGCCAACACataatagtttttaaatgtctatTTATGATTGGTTCTCTGTGTTGttcataaatgtaatttaaaagaatgcacatgtcaaagacaaaaacatgttaaaaaaaaaaaagaccatacaAAGTCAAAATGCATTATATAATGTatgtaacctttttttaatgatagCAAGTTTATCAGTGGTGATGAAAcaagctttgtttttttaaataatgaactaTTTTTGCTGCCTATTGTGAAATAAACCAGTTGATATGAGTGTAACCTCTGAATGAAATCTTCTCAATTATTGACTACAGTCTGCCATTCCTAAAACAACAATGTACTATTTTCTatcctgaaaaacaaaaacgagtTATAATGCAAGATAGACGCAATGACAACTGTCTGTAAATACAAGCTACAGTACCTTGGGAAAGTTTAAGTAACACTGAATTGCAGGTGTATATCTCAAGCAGAGGATTGTAGTGGTATACGagtatataaacattttttaaatttttgtgtcatttaagTTAGGATGATGCCGATCACGTGTGACATGACATTGGatgagaaacaaacaaaacctaatAGGGCGTGGGGAATTAATTACTATAATTAAGGGGCCAAATGAGAAAATGGAAATTCATCTGAGATCTcagatagttttgtttttatttcattttgggcCAGGCCTGATACCAATATGCtaagaaaataaatctaaaccaatccttccatccattttcaactcCGCTTATCCTGTATTCAACCGAATGGCCCATGTGAAGAAGTGCACTAGTGATGCGTTCAAGTTCCACAAGAATATCAGAATTATCGCCTCTTCATCAGGGTTTTGAGCACCTCACTCAATGCCCGGGGAGAGCAGCCGTTTTTTTATGTATCGTAAATCATTTGTCGACGAGGGCTGCTGTGGTTGGGGCAAGGCTATGATTGGACGGAGTTTTGGACGTGTAAAGTGCTTGTCCGAGCGTTCACGGTCACGGATGCCGTGCGAAGATGGCTCGATCGGTGATGTCACAATGCAGTGAATGCACTCTCTCGCGCAAAATGGAGCAACCCACAGGACGTGGGACGACCCcatatgttatattttattatttttgtaagttTGCTTCCCGCCCCACCCACATAAAATCACATCTGCGCCTGTGCTTACAACGTTTGACAGTCTTTCCAAAGAATGAACCTCCTGCGACATCCAAAAGCTGAGCTCCTCCTCTTGATAAAAGATCCAAATTTCTCTAGCTCCTTTCCCCGCCCACAGCATTGCTTAACATTTTCAACTTCCTTCCACTGCTTCTCCATGTGAAAAACTAAAGTGAGGTATGTTACTGCATGTGTGTTGCGCTCTGTTTTTATTGACATCAAAGTTTACATTGGATTCCTGATTTTATTCTCCAGTGTCAgtccctcaaaaaaaaagaagagtagtGACAGTTATGTGGCAGAATGCACATCTGGATGGACTAACATTGCTTTTCTGTTGTCTAGTGTCTTCACCATGGATTACTGTACAccaacaacaaccacaacagagATTACAAGTGATCCAGAGGAGAACGGGCAGGAAGCCAAAGTACTGATGTACAGCAAACCTCTTCATCGCTTTGTCCAAAAGGAGCCTCAAAGTCTCGGGGTAATAATGCCCGTAATGCGCTCTCTATGTGTAGTTTCTGTTTTTCCATGccgtgagacagactgctcttctcccccccccccagattgTCATTCTGATCTGTGGCTGTGCTGAGATCATGATGGGATTCATCTTGATCAGCGAAACTCTGGAAAACTCTACCAACATCTTAATTCCTTTCTGGCAGGGAGCTCTGGTATTCAATATTCTTATTATTCTCCTCAGTTGAAATTGTACTACTCTTAACTTCAACTAAAAACATTTGCTGAGCTCTTGATGCAGATCTCATTGGATTGTGCATGTTTTCCTAATGTCCACATggtaatattgtttttgttctttttttcctgcagtTTATTGTATGTGGAAGCTTGTCTATCTACACTGGAGCATGCCCATCGAAACGAATGGTAGGGTAATTATGGTTGCATTTGGAAATGAACTGAGGGTTCGGAAAGGCAACACACGTACCCCTCCCATTAATTTCCAAACGCATTATAAAGTACCGGTAAGCTAAGAGCAGAGCAGATACCGTCGGTGGAAACAAGGCTTTGCAGCTCATGATTGAACTCTTTCCATCAGTAGGCCTATTACAGGCGCTCTGACCACTCCTATTTTgctaaaaatatcattttcatttcatcaagTAAAGTTCAATTTATTTGAATACTAATTCAATTACCTAAATTACAGTAACACGGTTAGTTTCTTCTCAAGGCTACATGCTAGCGGTGTTAGCTGTTATGCAAATTGGTCTAGAACAAACGTAGCTatatcataaaaaaagaaaaatgttattaatttcTTTATATGATAACATGACTGAAAGTGATTTGCTGATTTGATAGACATCTATTATGGCTGAAAAATAGAAAGGACTTTTAGGTCAACCTGTGGTCTGAGTAATTAGCTTGATGACATATTGCATATGTTGTTAGCATATTTGCCTCACAGTTATGATATGCTGGCTTTGAATCTGGGATGTGAACTTCCTGTGGGGAGTTTCCATTGTACAGTGGTTATCTTTGCTGTATCATTACAAAGTGTCAAAatgttaattacattttttatgatgGTGGCAATTTGAGCCTGgaacaaataactttttttttcctatttcttCCAGGTGACTGTTTGTTTGGCAATGTATATTCTTGCCATCCTGGGAATTATTGTCTCTGTGGGATACAGAATAGTAGTTTCCCTTTCCCGTTATCACTATTTCAGTTACTATGCAAGCCCAATGGAGCAAGAGTGGAAATACATTAGAGTGgtaaatgacattttacacaaataagcacttttttcaaaatgcttGACCTTATTTACATCTATTTTCGTTCCTTGTTTAGGTACAACTTTTTAGTATTGAATGCATTTTGTGCACATGCTCTCTGTGCATATCGGTGCTGCTCATCTTCTTGTCGGCCATCGCACGGTCGGCTCTGAAATCCACACACACTCAGGTAACACTCTGACTCCAACAGATGCCAACATTGTTGTTAATTGGAATTGAAGCGGAAAGCCAAACTCTCTTTGgaagtactgtatttctttGTATGACGGATGTAGCACAATATGAAAAAcattaacacaaaaaataaaagacacaaattaactcattcactgccattgacagctatagacgtcaaaaattcatttgaactatttctattagtttaacattttttcccacttttgttaacaagagtatgaaaacctagaattttttttattgaacatttagaacagatataaaatttgttaactagtgaagtcatgcgattgattatgattaaaagttttaatcacctgacgtccCTAAGTTTtaatcatcttaaaaaaaaaaagattattaaaaataaaacaataatacttacaattattatttttaaaagactattaaaaattaggggagtcaggcgattacattttttcttaattaactgcatgacttcactagttaactcaggattaatcacaaattttgtatccattctaaatgtacaatatttttttctaggttcactcttaacaaaagtggggaattttttttttttagaaatagttcaaatgaatttttgacgtctatagccgtcaatggcagtgaatgagttaatagccgATATGGATAAGCATATCAttgaaaattctgaaaaatacataattttttagGGCACTAGATGTGTTGGTCATCGTATTTCTTTATGTAACCCATCCATCCTCTATCTTCAACAGGTCATTTTCCAGCAAATGTCAATGCCACAGAGTGACACAACAGCCCAAGAATAATTATAATGTATCTGCTTGGTTTTTAATCACTTAACTATACACACGCATCATTAACATACTTTCACAGTCtaatgatttaaaataatatatttgtatCAATAGTTCACTTTTACAAAGACAAATCTTACTCTGCTGACACTGATGGCCCACAATAACATCAGTGTTTTTCTGTCTCCTGATTGGGTGACCCAAACAAGCCATGTTGGACTAGCAAAACATTTCTATAGATATCTGCACACGCAACACATTTAATAATCAGCatttggttattattattacgtttgTATCACATTAGATAGTGATCCTAAACTGCTCCAGATGATGAATGTGCCtattatattgcatttttgtataGCACTGatgttttaattacaaaaaaaacactgaaggCCCACTTAATCTGTGAACATCTTGTGATCGTCAATGTGATCCTACCTCATTTGACAGTAGTTTGACTTTTCTGTCACAAGACAACATCACGACAGTATTAATGTAAAGTATATGTGAAGTTTGGGAAAtatccatttggaaaatgtgtctGTCTTTGGACCACTTTTATGAACTTGTTTTATGTCGTGCAATCGTTATTACCAATTGATTGTTTATATTAGCTTTCAAGCAAATTGGGTGTACTTGTGAAATACAAGCAAACGTAGCAAAACATTTCTTCAAAGCTAATGCAAATGGAATTCTAAAACCACaatatttaacattattaaataaaGGTAGAATTCAATGTATTTTGATAGTAGGAAATTTTCCCAGCAGCTTCCATTATTTCAGTTAATTGGACAGCCATAGCCCTCATGACtgtaaaaaaagcaaaaaaaaaaaaacagaactgaTGATacgtcaataataataataataataataataataataaacacatttggtcacttAATTTATTTCTTTAAGAAGGCAAACAGAAGTTCAAGGTGATAAGACAATCTCCCCACTCGATGATGTCCATCCATCATTTCAGGTCGTTTATTTTTGGTCCAAGTGTGTCGTCGCTTGAAATGAGAGCATTTAATAGACGTAGTTGGTGGTGTGCAGAGACTGCATGGCGGCCTGGTTGGCCGAACCTGTGGCCTTGTACTCTCCTTTAGCAGCCAGGCCGTTGATCTGAGGAGAGAGTTAATCATCAGCTCGGTTATCTGCGCGCATTACGGAACAAACAAACAGCTTCT from the Vanacampus margaritifer isolate UIUO_Vmar chromosome 10, RoL_Vmar_1.0, whole genome shotgun sequence genome contains:
- the LOC144058783 gene encoding uncharacterized protein LOC144058783, encoding MDYCTPTTTTTEITSDPEENGQEAKVLMYSKPLHRFVQKEPQSLGIVILICGCAEIMMGFILISETLENSTNILIPFWQGALFIVCGSLSIYTGACPSKRMVTVCLAMYILAILGIIVSVGYRIVVSLSRYHYFSYYASPMEQEWKYIRVVQLFSIECILCTCSLCISVLLIFLSAIARSALKSTHTQVIFQQMSMPQSDTTAQE